From a single Silene latifolia isolate original U9 population chromosome 6, ASM4854445v1, whole genome shotgun sequence genomic region:
- the LOC141587098 gene encoding E3 ubiquitin-protein ligase At4g11680-like: protein MSTTETTNPIADTTAAPLLSSTNTDIHRSLGGGCIADLARPASCRPEPVSLIFELIWSTIIVSVAIVVLAVLSKGETTEVPLRVWIVGFVILRVLRMVCVCLDYSNRRQVWEATILDPENTRKTALGRVSKCLHTVNIVLNIIWWIVGLYWMFSGGKSLADDAPKLFWSTVIFLALDLLVVVIFAFVSCFICVGCYCCLQLIMSTESSIPNQVQGLFIHV from the exons ATGTCAACAACCGAAACTACTAACCCCATCGCAGACACCACGGCAGCACCGCTTCTCAGCTCAACGAACACCGATATACACCGATCACTAGGAGGAGGATGCATAGCTGACTTGGCAAGGCCAGCGAGCTGCCGCCCAGAGCCGGTGTCCTTAATCTTTGAGCTGATTTGGAGCACGATTATTGTATCGGTCGCTATTGTTGTCTTAGCGGTATTGAGCAAGGGTGAAACGACAGAGGTTCCGCTTCGGGTGTGGATTGTTGGGTTTGTAATTTTGCGTGTTCTTCGTATGGTTTGTGTTTGCCTTGATTATTCGAACCGGAGACAGGTTTGGGAGGCTACTATATTGGATCCGGAAAATACCAG GAAAACGGCACTTGGCCGTGTATCAAAGTGTTTACACACAGTAAACATTGTGCTCAACATAATTTGGTGGATAGTTGGATTATACTGGATGTTCTCTGGTGGAAAATCGCTAGCAGATGATGCACCGAAACTATTCTG GTCCACTGTAATATTCTTGGCACTTGATCTGCTCGTTGTTGTGATTTTCGCCTTTGTGTCATGCTTCATTTGCGTTGGTTGCTACTGTTGCTTACAATTAATAATGTCAACTGAAAGTAGCATTCCAAATCAG GTGCAAGGACTATTTATTCATGTCTAG
- the LOC141587102 gene encoding protein pleiotropic regulatory locus 1-like, with the protein MEVVEAQSLKKRSLDCFSPRHDSKTIRLSHKMKLEYGGIIEPSIKPQDTNQDQTSSLSTPSGSTDRFSTSALTEKVSSRWPRPDWHRPWKIYRVITGGHLGWVRAVAFDPSNNWFCTGSADRTIKVWDVASGQLKL; encoded by the coding sequence ATGGAGGTAGTCGAGGCGCAATCCCTTAAGAAACGTTCGCTTGATTGTTTCTCCCCTCGTCATGACAGCAAAACGATACGATTGAGTCACAAGATGAAATTGGAATACGGCGGTATTATTGAACCGTCTATTAAGCCCCAAGATACTAATCAAGATCAAACCAGCTCGTTGTCGACTCCTTCTGGCTCTACAGATCGGTTTTCAACGTCTGCACTTACAGAGAAGGTTTCAAGTAGATGGCCAAGACCAGATTGGCATCGTCCATGGAAGATCTACAGAGTAATAACCGGCGGTCATTTAGGATGGGTGAGAGCAGTTGCTTTTGATCCAAGTAACAATTGGTTTTGTACCGGTTCAGCAGATCGAACAATTAAGGTATGGGATGTAGCAAGTGGACAGTTGAAACTGTAA
- the LOC141658487 gene encoding E3 ubiquitin-protein ligase At1g12760-like, whose amino-acid sequence MSTTETNPVADTTAPLLSSTNSGLQRAILASCRPAPLAMVLELIWCAIIVTVAVVVLAVLSKGETTKVPLRVWIVGFVVLRVLRMVCVLLDYFHRKQLWEVTMLDPDNTVTRKTALGRVAKCSQTVNTVLNVIWWIVGLYWMFSGGKTLANDAPKLFWFTVIFLALDLFVLLIFAFMSCILCVAGYCFLQFIMPILSRVPDENGENEDLIARLTRNISRRFSVNQDSSDGTMNNQDDIDTPAKHDIAAENAV is encoded by the exons ATGTCAACAACCGAAACTAACCCCGTCGCCGACACCACCGCACCGCTTCTCAGCTCAACAAACTCCGGGTTACAACGAGCAATATTAGCGAGCTGTCGCCCAGCACCGCTGGCCATGGTCCTTGAACTAATTTGGTGCGCGATTATTGTAACTGTCGCGGTAGTTGTCCTAGCTGTATTAAGCAAGGGTGAAACGACAAAGGTTCCGCTTCGGGTGTGGATCGTTGGGTTTGTAGTTTTACGTGTTCTTCGTATGGTTTGTGTGTTGCTTGATTATTTTCACCGGAAACAGTTATGGGAGGTTACTATGTTGGATCCGGATAACACCGTCACCAG GAAGACGGCACTTGGCCGTGTTGCAAAGTGTTCACAAACCGTAAACACTGTGCTCAACGTAATTTGGTGGATAGTTGGATTATACTGGATGTTCTCTGGCGGGAAAACGCTAGCAAATGATGCACCGAAACTATTCTG GTTTACTGTAATATTCTTGGCACTTGATCTGTTCGTTCTTTTGATATTCGCCTTCATGTCATGCATCTTGTGTGTAGCTGGCTATTGTTTCCTCCAATTCATAATGCCGATTCTAAGTAGAGTACCAGATGAG AATGGAGAAAATGAAGATCTTATTGCAAGGTTGACGAGGAACATTTCCAGAAGATTTAGTGTTAACCAGGATTCATCCGATGGAACTATGAATAACCAAGACGATATTGACACACCTGCAAAACATGACATTGCTGCAGAGAATGCT GTGTGA